From the genome of Pelobates fuscus isolate aPelFus1 chromosome 6, aPelFus1.pri, whole genome shotgun sequence, one region includes:
- the LOC134614608 gene encoding alcohol dehydrogenase 1-like yields the protein MASAGKVIKCRAAVAWGPHQPLTIEEIEVAPPKAHEVRVKIIATGICRSDDHFLSGAITEATYPVILGHEAAGIVESVGEGVTNLKPGDKVIPLFVPQCGECRCCKDPKTNLCYKNDIGKYKGTMLDNTSRFTCKGKIIYNFISTSTFTEYTVLDEIAVAKIDDRAPLDKVCLIGCGFTTGYGSAVRVAKVEPGSTCAVFGLGGVGLSVVIGCKVAGAAKIIAVDINSDKFAKAKELGATHFVNPKDHKKPIDEVLAEMSNGGVDFVFEVIGNTAVMASALKSAFFGSGTSVIVGLAPSSDMLSIDPMLLLTGRTMCGAVFGGFKSKDQVPKLVEDFLANKFELDGLITHKLKLDEINEGFELLRSGKSIRSVIMMG from the exons ATGGCTTCTGCTGGAAAA GTTATTAAATGCAGAGCAGCAGTGGCCTGGGGGCCTCACCAGCCACTTACCATCGAGGAGATTGAAGTTGCTCCACCAAAAGCACATGAAGTTCGTGTTAAG ATTATTGCTACCGGGATCTGCCGTTCAGATGATCATTTTCTAAGTGGAGCAATAACTGAAGCGACTTATCCAGTGATTTTAGGTCATGAAGCTGCCGGGATAGTGGAAAGTGTAGGTGAAGGAGTAACCAATTTAAAACCAG GAGACAAAGTCATTCCGCTCTTTGTTCCACAATGTGGAGAATGCAGATGTTGTAAAGATCCAAAGACCAACCTATGTTATAAAAATGA tATTGGAAAATACAAAGGAACGATGTTGGACAACACCAGCAGATTTACTTGCAAGGGAAAGATCATTTATAACTTCATATCCACCAGCACATTCACTGAATACACTGTGTTGGATGAAATAGCTGTGGCTAAGATTGATGATAGGGCTCCTTTGGATAAAGTTTGCTTAATAGGCTGTGGATTTACAACCGGTTATGGTTCTGCTGTGAGAGTGGCTAAG GTTGAACCTGGTTCTACCTGTGCTGTGTTTGGCTTGGGAGGTGTTGGTCTTTCAGTGGTCATTGGATGTAAAGTAGCTGGAGCAGCCAAAATTATAGCAGTGGACATAAACAGTGACAAGTTTGCAAAAGCAAAAGAACTTGGAGCCACCCACTTTGTCAACCCAAAGGACCACAAGAAACCAATTGATGAGGTTCTAGCAGAGATGTCTAATGGTGGAGTGGACTTTGTCTTTGAGGTCATTGGAAATACTGCAGTAATG GCTTCTGCTCTTAAAAGTGCTTTCTTTGGATCTGGAACTTCAGTTATTGTTGGTTTGGCTCCTTCATCAGATATGCTTTCGATAGACCCAATGTTGCTTCTTACAGGCCGCACAATGTGCGGAGCTGTGTTTGGAG GTTTTAAGAGTAAGGATCAAGTTCCAAAACTGGTGGAAGATTTTTTGGCAAACAAGTTTGAACTGGATGGGTTGATCACTCACAAACTGAAACTTGATGAGATCAATGAAGGATTTGAATTACTGCGATCAGGCAAAAG caTACGGAGTGTTATAATGATGGGCTAG